A single genomic interval of Bacillus sp. es.036 harbors:
- a CDS encoding carbohydrate ABC transporter permease — protein MNHTIWTRPFYYVFAFLIASISIYPILLMILSSFKTSAEIFTSPLSLPKTFNLDTYRNLLEMIPFTTYFMNSVFVSVVSVLLILITSSLAAFYIARFTFVWNNIIFFFFLMGMMLPIKLGIVPLFILMKDLNLLNSLWSLIFMYVATGIPLSILILTGFFRTMPRELEEAARIDGAGNLRILWNVVLPLMRPALGTVMIIQFIQSWNDFFFPLIFITDDLKKTIPVGMLSLFGEYSADWGALFAGLTLASLPMIVLFFIASKQFMEGLTQGAIK, from the coding sequence ATGAACCATACAATCTGGACGAGACCGTTTTACTATGTATTTGCTTTTCTTATCGCATCAATCAGCATCTATCCGATTTTATTAATGATCCTTTCGTCTTTCAAAACGAGCGCAGAGATTTTCACAAGTCCACTCTCATTGCCGAAGACGTTCAACCTTGATACGTACCGGAACTTACTTGAAATGATCCCATTTACGACGTATTTTATGAACAGCGTTTTTGTGAGTGTTGTATCTGTGTTATTAATTCTGATCACATCTTCACTCGCTGCTTTCTATATTGCGCGCTTCACATTCGTCTGGAATAACATCATTTTCTTTTTCTTCCTGATGGGGATGATGCTTCCGATTAAACTAGGCATCGTTCCGTTGTTTATTTTAATGAAAGATTTGAATCTATTAAACTCGCTATGGTCGCTGATTTTTATGTATGTGGCAACAGGAATTCCGCTGTCGATTCTTATTTTGACCGGATTCTTCCGAACGATGCCACGTGAGCTTGAAGAAGCCGCACGAATCGATGGCGCAGGAAACCTGCGTATTTTATGGAATGTTGTCCTTCCTTTAATGCGTCCAGCGCTCGGAACCGTGATGATTATTCAGTTTATCCAATCATGGAACGACTTCTTTTTCCCGCTTATTTTCATAACAGATGATCTGAAAAAGACGATTCCAGTTGGCATGCTTTCACTTTTCGGTGAATACTCTGCAGACTGGGGCGCGCTTTTCGCAGGGCTAACGTTAGCCTCACTGCCGATGATTGTGCTTTTCTTCATCGCATCG